GTAACTCTATTATAAGGAATAAGTTACCCTTCCGATTTCATATTTGACTCCGGAGAGATCCCATGAAAATATCCCGTTTGTTCACCAGCCCCGGTGAAAATGTTTATGACTGTTTCGAATACACCTTTCGCACCTCTGTTTTGAGGAATCCTGATGGTTCGAAGGTCTTTGAAATGAACAATATTGAGGTGCCGAAGCAGTGGTCGCAGGTTGCTGCCGATATTCTTGCCCAGAAATATTTCCGCAAAACAGGCATACCCCTTTTTGATGAAAAGGGCGCTGCTGTGACCGACAGCGCAGGCAATCCGGTAACGGGCAGTGAGCATTCGATACGCCAGGTTGTGCATCGTATGGCGGGTTGCTGGAGGGATTGGGGAGAGAAGAACCGCTATTTTGATACCCCTGATGATGCTGCCGCCTTTTATGATGAGGTGGCGTTCATGATGCTCCGGCAGATGGCTGCTCCCAACTCGCCGCAGTGGTTCAATACGGGGCTCAATTTCGCCTATGGCACGACCGGTCCGGCGCAGGGCCATTTCTATGTTGATCCGGAGAGTGGTGAAGTGAAGGAGTCGGAAGATGCCTACGGGCGTCCCCAGGCTCACGCCTGTTTTATCCAGTCGGTCAGTGATGATCTGGTCAATGATGGAGGCATTTTTGATCTGGCAATTCGTGAGGCGAGGGTTTTCAAGTTTGGCAGTGGTTCGGGTACCAACTACTCCAATCTTCGTTCCGGGGGGGAGAAGCTGAGCGGGGGAGGAAGTTCGTCGGGGTTGATGAGTTTTCTGAAAATTTTTGATTCTGCGGCGGGCGCCATCAAGTCGGGCGGTACAACACGTCGTGCAGCCAAGATGGTGATTGTGGATATCGACCATCCTGATGTGGAGAAATTTATTGAGTGGAAGGCGAAGGAGGAGGATAAGGTGGCTTCGCTTGTGGCCGGTTCCCGAATCTGCTCCCGTTTTCTCCAGGCGATTGTTGAGGAGGCTCTTGCCAATGGCGCTGACCGCAAGGCAAACCCTCAACTGCACCGCCTGATACAGAATGCGCTCAGCAGGGCCGTGCCGATGAGTTACATCGTTCGTGTGCTTGCCCTTGTTGAGCAGGGATATACAACGCTTGATTTTGAAGAGTATACCTCCAACTACGAGTCGGAGGCCTATCAGACCGTTGGCGGGCAGAACTCCAACAATACGGTCCGCATGACCAATGAGTTCATGAAGGCGGTGGAAAATGATGATGTCTGGAGCCTGCGTGAGCGGACAACCGGCAAGACGGCACGGGTGGTCAAGGCGCGTGACCTGTGGGAGAAAATTCTTCTCAGTTCATGGAAGTGTGCCGATCCCGGTTTGCAGTTCGATACCACCATTAACGAATGGCATACCTGCCCGAAGAGTGGACGCATCAATGCGAGCAATCCCTGTTCGGAATACATGTTCCTTGACGATACAGCCTGCAATCTGGCCAGTCTTAACCTGATTCATTTTATTGATGAGGCTTCAGGCAGGATGAAGGTGAAGGAGCTGCAGCACGCTTCGGCTCTTTGGGCCGTCGTGCTTGAAATTTCTGTTCTGATGGCCCACTTTCCTTCCAGGGAGATTGCCCGCCTGAGTTACGAGTTCAGAACTCTTGGTCTCGGTTTTGCAAATCTTGGTACGGTGCTGATGGTGCTCGGTATTCCCTACGATTCGCCCAGGGCGCTGGCCCTGGCGGGAGCAATTTCTGCCGTGATGACCGGTCAGGCCTATGTGACCTCGGCGGAGATGGCCCATGATCTTGGCGCTTTCAGCGGCTATGAGGCCAACCGTGAGGAGATGCT
The DNA window shown above is from Pelodictyon phaeoclathratiforme BU-1 and carries:
- a CDS encoding vitamin B12-dependent ribonucleotide reductase yields the protein MKISRLFTSPGENVYDCFEYTFRTSVLRNPDGSKVFEMNNIEVPKQWSQVAADILAQKYFRKTGIPLFDEKGAAVTDSAGNPVTGSEHSIRQVVHRMAGCWRDWGEKNRYFDTPDDAAAFYDEVAFMMLRQMAAPNSPQWFNTGLNFAYGTTGPAQGHFYVDPESGEVKESEDAYGRPQAHACFIQSVSDDLVNDGGIFDLAIREARVFKFGSGSGTNYSNLRSGGEKLSGGGSSSGLMSFLKIFDSAAGAIKSGGTTRRAAKMVIVDIDHPDVEKFIEWKAKEEDKVASLVAGSRICSRFLQAIVEEALANGADRKANPQLHRLIQNALSRAVPMSYIVRVLALVEQGYTTLDFEEYTSNYESEAYQTVGGQNSNNTVRMTNEFMKAVENDDVWSLRERTTGKTARVVKARDLWEKILLSSWKCADPGLQFDTTINEWHTCPKSGRINASNPCSEYMFLDDTACNLASLNLIHFIDEASGRMKVKELQHASALWAVVLEISVLMAHFPSREIARLSYEFRTLGLGFANLGTVLMVLGIPYDSPRALALAGAISAVMTGQAYVTSAEMAHDLGAFSGYEANREEMLRVIRNHRRAARNMSEEEYEGLSVKPRGIDSEYCPGELFEAAGKVWDLALEKGMQYGFRNAQVSVIAPTGTIGLVMDCDTTGIEPEFAIVKFKKLAGGGYFKIVNQSVHKALERLGYTPAQIDDIEHYCKGHGTLSGSPSLNRQWLKSRGFPDDKIEIVESQLEAVFDIRFAFNKWILGEDFCAALGFTEEQLNNPDFDMLLALGATEQDAELANDYICGTMTIEGAPHLKLEHLPVFDCASRCGRKGLRYIKHMAHVRMMSAVQPFISGAISKTVNMPGTATTVEIGEVFQAAWLQMVKAITIYRDGSKLSQPLNISSYQDLDEIIMLGTEESLDETKGPREVQERIVERVYHRSERRMLPKRRKGYIREAYVGGHKVFLRTGEYDDGSLGEVFIDMYKEGASFKGLLNCFAVLASKALQYGMPLEELVDSFTFTRFEPAGAVQGHNAIKNSTSILDYVFRSIGYDYLGRKDFVHVKAVDEVLESNGENGHAQVAVPSLAVHAQPEHSATRNSQVYQAKVQGYTGEQCENCGSMRVKQNGTCKVCDDCGMTTGCS